From the Wolbachia endosymbiont (group B) of Protocalliphora azurea genome, one window contains:
- a CDS encoding acyloxyacyl hydrolase, protein MGIGITLVVCCSLSAPSFGVDWIRDRIYTSSSYGNLGINYELGYHYTDSIKISAGPVLKSVLFGGSLAELGFMAKLHYHHQFESTDITPYVTFGVGGGAKVSQPAQQDQQPDVEKFFSYQIGAGINLPLSERTNVFAGYKLHKFSNFSHGFELGMSFNL, encoded by the coding sequence GTGGGAATTGGTATTACTTTAGTAGTCTGCTGTTCTCTGTCAGCACCGTCTTTTGGAGTTGATTGGATTAGAGATAGAATCTATACTTCGTCGTCATATGGCAATCTTGGTATTAATTATGAGCTTGGCTATCATTATACAGATAGCATAAAAATTTCAGCTGGTCCTGTATTGAAATCTGTTTTGTTTGGAGGATCTTTGGCAGAGTTAGGATTCATGGCAAAGCTTCATTATCATCATCAATTTGAAAGTACGGATATTACCCCTTATGTTACTTTTGGTGTAGGAGGTGGAGCTAAAGTATCTCAACCAGCACAGCAAGATCAACAGCCAGACGTAGAAAAGTTTTTTTCCTACCAGATAGGTGCTGGTATTAATCTTCCACTTTCTGAGAGAACGAATGTTTTCGCTGGCTATAAACTTCACAAGTTCAGTAATTTTTCTCATGGGTTTGAACTTGGAATGAGTTTTAATTTATAA
- the rplU gene encoding 50S ribosomal protein L21 yields MFAVIETGGKQYLVKKGSIIKVERLQAEEKEEVEINKVICVSNNGLSCSSNAVVKAEVLEQCRDKKIIIFKKKRRKNYRRKNGHRQYITVLRINEISLQK; encoded by the coding sequence ATGTTTGCAGTAATCGAAACTGGTGGAAAGCAGTATTTAGTAAAAAAAGGCAGCATAATTAAAGTAGAAAGATTACAAGCTGAAGAAAAAGAGGAAGTGGAAATCAATAAAGTGATTTGTGTTTCAAACAATGGCTTATCTTGTTCATCTAATGCTGTTGTTAAAGCTGAAGTACTGGAGCAGTGTAGAGATAAAAAAATTATAATCTTTAAGAAAAAGAGAAGAAAAAATTACCGTAGGAAAAATGGTCATAGGCAGTATATTACTGTTCTTCGTATCAATGAAATTAGTCTTCAAAAGTAA